The proteins below are encoded in one region of Metabacillus dongyingensis:
- the tuf gene encoding elongation factor Tu, which produces MGKEKFDRSKTHANIGTIGHVDHGKTTLTAAITTVLAKRSGKGAAMAYDMIDAAPEERERGITISTAHVEYETETRHYAHVDCPGHADYVKNMITGAAQMDGGILVVSASDGPMPQTREHILLSRQVGVPYLVVFMNKCDMVDDEELLELVEMEVRDLLSEYDFPGDDIPVIKGSALKALEGDAAWEEKIVELMNAVDEYIPTPARDTEKPFMMPVEDVFSITGRGTVATGRVERGVVKVGDVIDIIGFTEEPKSTTVTGVEMFRKLLDYAEAGDNIGALLRGVSREDIQRGQVLAKPKTITPHTKFKSEVYVLSKEEGGRHTPFFSNYRPQFYFRTTDVTGIIQLPEGVEMVMPGDNIEMTVELIAPIAIEEGTKFSIREGGRTVGAGVVATITE; this is translated from the coding sequence ATGGGTAAAGAAAAATTCGACCGTTCCAAAACGCATGCCAATATCGGTACAATTGGACACGTTGACCACGGTAAAACAACTTTAACAGCTGCTATTACAACTGTATTAGCTAAACGTAGCGGTAAAGGTGCTGCAATGGCATACGACATGATCGATGCTGCTCCAGAAGAGCGCGAGCGCGGAATCACAATCTCAACTGCACACGTTGAGTACGAAACTGAAACTCGTCACTATGCACACGTTGACTGCCCAGGACATGCTGACTATGTTAAAAACATGATCACTGGTGCTGCTCAAATGGACGGCGGAATCTTAGTTGTTTCTGCTTCTGACGGTCCAATGCCACAAACTCGTGAGCACATCCTTCTTTCTCGTCAAGTAGGTGTTCCTTACCTAGTTGTATTCATGAACAAATGTGACATGGTAGACGACGAAGAGTTACTTGAATTAGTTGAAATGGAAGTTCGTGACCTTCTTTCTGAATACGACTTCCCTGGCGATGACATTCCAGTAATCAAAGGTTCTGCTTTAAAAGCTCTTGAAGGTGACGCAGCTTGGGAAGAAAAAATCGTTGAACTTATGAACGCAGTTGACGAGTACATCCCAACTCCAGCTCGTGACACTGAAAAACCTTTCATGATGCCAGTTGAGGATGTATTCTCAATCACTGGTCGTGGAACAGTTGCTACAGGACGTGTAGAGCGCGGCGTAGTTAAAGTTGGAGATGTTATCGACATCATCGGCTTCACTGAAGAGCCAAAATCTACAACTGTAACAGGTGTTGAAATGTTCCGTAAGCTTCTTGACTATGCAGAAGCTGGCGACAACATCGGTGCACTTCTTCGTGGGGTTTCTCGTGAAGACATCCAACGTGGACAAGTTCTTGCTAAGCCAAAAACAATCACTCCACACACTAAATTTAAATCAGAAGTTTACGTTCTTTCAAAAGAAGAGGGTGGACGTCACACTCCATTCTTCTCTAACTACCGCCCACAGTTCTACTTCCGTACTACGGATGTAACTGGTATCATTCAACTTCCAGAAGGCGTTGAAATGGTTATGCCTGGCGATAACATCGAAATGACTGTTGAACTAATTGCTCCAATCGCGATTGAAGAAGGTACTAAATTCTCAATCCGTGAAGGCGGACGTACAGTAGGCGCTGGTGTCGTAGCTACGATCACTGAGTAA
- the rpsJ gene encoding 30S ribosomal protein S10 produces the protein MAKQKIRIRLKAYDHRILDQSAEKIVETAKRSGANVSGPIPLPTEKSIYTILRAVHKYKDSREQFEMRTHKRLIDIINPTPQTVDALMRLDLPSGVDIEIKL, from the coding sequence ATGGCAAAACAAAAAATTCGTATTCGTTTGAAAGCATATGATCACAGAATTCTTGATCAATCTGCTGAGAAGATCGTTGAAACAGCAAAACGTTCAGGTGCTAACGTTTCTGGTCCGATCCCGTTGCCAACTGAAAAATCGATTTATACGATTCTTCGTGCGGTACACAAATACAAAGATTCTCGTGAGCAATTTGAAATGCGCACGCACAAACGTTTGATCGATATCATTAACCCAACACCACAAACTGTTGATGCATTAATGCGATTAGACTTACCGTCAGGCGTTGACATTGAAATCAAACTTTAA
- the rplC gene encoding 50S ribosomal protein L3 — MTKGILGKKIGMTQVFTEKGDLIPVTVIEATGNVVLQLKTVESDGYEAVQVGFSDKRDKLSNKPAKGHVAKANTAPKRFVREFRGEAGEYEVGQEVKVDIFSTGDVVDVTGISKGKGFQGSIKRHNQSRGPMSHGSRYHRRPGSMGPVAPNRVFKNKLLPGRMGGERITVQNLEIIKVDVERNLLLIKGNVPGPKKALITVKSAVKSK, encoded by the coding sequence ATGACCAAAGGAATCTTAGGTAAAAAAATTGGTATGACTCAAGTATTTACGGAAAAGGGTGACCTTATCCCGGTAACAGTAATTGAGGCTACTGGAAACGTGGTTCTACAATTGAAAACTGTTGAAAGTGACGGCTATGAAGCTGTTCAAGTTGGTTTCTCAGACAAACGCGACAAACTTTCTAACAAACCTGCAAAAGGACACGTTGCAAAAGCTAATACTGCACCTAAGCGCTTCGTAAGGGAATTCCGCGGAGAAGCTGGTGAGTATGAAGTTGGTCAGGAAGTCAAAGTTGATATTTTCTCTACTGGAGATGTAGTAGATGTAACAGGAATATCGAAAGGTAAAGGTTTCCAAGGCTCAATCAAACGCCATAACCAATCTCGCGGACCGATGTCACATGGTTCTCGTTACCACCGTCGCCCAGGTTCAATGGGTCCTGTTGCTCCAAACCGTGTATTCAAAAACAAATTATTGCCAGGACGTATGGGCGGAGAGCGCATCACTGTTCAAAACCTTGAGATCATCAAAGTTGACGTTGAACGTAACTTGCTATTGATCAAAGGAAATGTACCTGGACCTAAAAAAGCACTTATCACAGTAAAGAGTGCCGTTAAATCTAAATAA
- the rplD gene encoding 50S ribosomal protein L4, which yields MPKVALLNQSGSNVGEIELNDSVFGIEPNQHVLFEAVIMQRASLRQGNHKVKNRSEVSGGGRKPWRQKGTGRARQGSIRSPQWRGGGIVFGPTPRSYAYKLPKKVRRLAIKSALSSKVQENNVLVLEDLLMNAPKTKEMTSILTGLSIEKKALIVTADVNETVELSARNIPGITVLTANSINVLDVLNHEKLVITKAAVQKVEEVLA from the coding sequence ATGCCGAAAGTAGCATTATTAAACCAAAGCGGATCAAACGTTGGTGAAATCGAACTGAATGATTCTGTATTTGGTATCGAACCTAATCAGCACGTTTTATTCGAAGCGGTTATCATGCAAAGAGCTTCCTTACGTCAAGGAAATCACAAAGTTAAAAATCGTTCAGAAGTTAGTGGCGGAGGTCGTAAACCTTGGCGCCAAAAAGGCACTGGACGTGCTCGTCAAGGGTCTATCCGTTCACCACAATGGCGCGGCGGTGGTATCGTATTCGGTCCAACACCACGCAGCTATGCTTACAAATTACCAAAAAAAGTTCGCCGTTTAGCGATCAAATCAGCTTTATCATCTAAAGTACAAGAAAACAACGTATTAGTATTAGAAGACTTACTAATGAATGCTCCTAAAACAAAAGAAATGACTTCTATTCTAACAGGTCTTTCTATTGAAAAGAAAGCATTGATCGTTACTGCTGATGTAAACGAAACAGTTGAATTATCAGCCCGTAACATCCCTGGCATTACAGTTCTTACAGCTAATTCTATTAACGTTTTAGATGTACTTAACCATGAGAAGCTTGTTATTACGAAAGCAGCGGTGCAAAAAGTAGAGGAGGTGCTTGCATAA
- the rplW gene encoding 50S ribosomal protein L23: MKDPRDIIKRPVITELSTDLMTEKKYTFEVDVKANKTQVKDAIEAIFGVKVEKVNVLNYKGKYKRVGRYTGLTNKRKKAVVKLTADSKEIELFEV, translated from the coding sequence ATGAAAGATCCTCGTGATATTATTAAGCGCCCCGTAATCACTGAACTTTCAACAGACTTAATGACTGAGAAAAAGTACACGTTTGAAGTAGACGTTAAAGCTAACAAAACTCAAGTTAAAGATGCTATCGAAGCGATCTTTGGCGTAAAAGTTGAGAAAGTTAACGTACTTAACTACAAAGGCAAATATAAGCGTGTAGGTCGTTATACAGGTCTTACTAATAAGCGTAAAAAAGCAGTTGTTAAATTAACAGCTGACAGCAAAGAAATCGAATTATTCGAAGTCTAA
- the rplB gene encoding 50S ribosomal protein L2, with translation MAIKKYKPTSNGRRGMTVSDFAEITTNKPEKSLLAPVHRKGGRNNQGKITVRHQGGGHKRQYRIIDFKRDKDGIPGRVATIEYDPNRSANIALINYADGEKRYILAPKNLEVGLQVVSGPEADIKVGNALPLQNIPVGTVIHNIELKPGKGGQLVRSAGTSAQVLGKEGKYVLVRLTSGEVRMILATCRATVGQVGNEQHELINIGKAGRSRWLGIRPTVRGSVMNPNDHPHGGGEGRAPIGRKSPMTPWGKPTLGYKTRKKSNKSDKFIVRRRKK, from the coding sequence ATGGCGATTAAAAAGTACAAACCAACCTCAAATGGTCGTCGCGGCATGACAGTTTCTGATTTCGCTGAGATTACAACAAACAAACCAGAAAAGTCATTACTTGCGCCTGTACACAGAAAAGGCGGTCGTAACAACCAAGGTAAAATTACTGTACGTCATCAAGGCGGCGGTCACAAACGTCAATACCGTATTATCGACTTTAAACGCGATAAAGATGGTATACCAGGACGCGTTGCTACAATTGAGTATGATCCGAACCGTTCTGCAAACATTGCACTTATCAATTATGCAGATGGTGAGAAAAGATATATCCTTGCTCCAAAAAACCTAGAAGTAGGTTTACAAGTTGTTTCTGGACCTGAGGCTGATATTAAAGTAGGAAATGCACTTCCTCTTCAAAATATCCCAGTAGGTACAGTTATCCACAACATCGAATTAAAACCTGGAAAAGGCGGACAATTAGTACGTTCTGCCGGTACTTCTGCACAAGTGCTTGGTAAAGAAGGCAAATACGTATTAGTTCGTTTAACTTCTGGTGAAGTTCGCATGATCCTTGCTACTTGCCGCGCTACAGTTGGTCAAGTAGGAAATGAACAGCATGAACTTATCAACATTGGTAAAGCTGGACGTTCACGCTGGTTAGGCATCAGACCTACAGTTCGTGGTTCTGTAATGAACCCTAACGATCACCCGCATGGTGGTGGTGAAGGTCGTGCTCCAATCGGACGTAAGTCTCCAATGACTCCTTGGGGTAAACCAACTCTTGGTTACAAAACTCGCAAGAAATCCAATAAGTCCGATAAATTCATCGTACGTCGTCGTAAAAAATAA
- the rpsS gene encoding 30S ribosomal protein S19: MGRSLKKGPFVDEHLFKKVEKLNESEKKQVIKTWSRRSTIFPQFIGQTIAVYDGRKHVPVYVTEDMVGHKLGEFAPTRTYKGHAADDKKTRR; this comes from the coding sequence ATGGGCCGTAGCTTGAAAAAAGGACCATTCGTAGATGAGCATTTATTCAAAAAAGTTGAAAAGTTAAACGAGTCAGAGAAAAAGCAAGTGATCAAAACTTGGTCTCGTCGTTCTACTATTTTCCCACAATTCATCGGTCAAACGATCGCTGTATATGACGGTCGCAAACATGTTCCTGTATACGTTACTGAAGATATGGTAGGACACAAACTCGGTGAGTTTGCACCTACACGTACGTATAAAGGTCATGCAGCTGACGACAAAAAAACAAGACGTTAA
- the rplV gene encoding 50S ribosomal protein L22: MQAKAVARTVRIAPRKARLVIDLIRGKQIGEAVAILRHTPKTASPIIEKVLKSAVANAEHNYEMDINNLVVTEAYVGEGPTLKRFRPRAMGRASAINKRTSHITIVVSEKKEG; encoded by the coding sequence ATGCAAGCTAAAGCCGTTGCAAGAACAGTACGTATTGCTCCTCGTAAAGCTCGTTTAGTAATTGATCTTATCCGAGGAAAGCAAATAGGTGAAGCGGTAGCGATTCTTCGTCACACACCGAAAACTGCTTCTCCAATTATTGAAAAAGTTCTAAAATCTGCTGTGGCAAATGCAGAGCACAACTATGAAATGGACATTAACAACTTGGTTGTAACTGAAGCTTATGTAGGCGAAGGTCCAACTCTAAAACGTTTCCGTCCACGCGCAATGGGTCGTGCTAGTGCTATCAACAAACGTACGAGCCACATTACAATCGTTGTATCAGAAAAGAAGGAGGGATAA